The following proteins come from a genomic window of Natronosalvus vescus:
- a CDS encoding ferredoxin family protein: protein MSVTPQVPEIENASMEDRLYTVKYDDPGESHLDVKVQRICSDSCETSDCVSICPADVWRREDGEVPTIAYENCLECSSCRFACPYDNVSWEYPKTGSGVTYKHG from the coding sequence ATGAGTGTAACCCCACAGGTTCCCGAGATCGAGAACGCATCGATGGAAGATCGCCTCTACACGGTCAAGTACGACGACCCGGGTGAGTCCCACCTCGACGTCAAAGTCCAGCGCATCTGTTCGGACTCGTGTGAGACCAGCGACTGCGTCTCCATCTGTCCGGCGGACGTCTGGCGACGCGAGGACGGCGAGGTGCCGACCATCGCCTACGAGAACTGCCTCGAGTGCTCGAGTTGCCGGTTCGCCTGCCCGTACGACAACGTTAGCTGGGAGTACCCCAAGACGGGGTCGGGTGTGACGTACAAACACGGGTGA
- a CDS encoding pyridoxal phosphate-dependent aminotransferase, translated as MAEFSTRVEAVSISGIREVFEAAGEDAINLGIGQPDFPTPEHARQAAIDAIESGKTDAYTSNKGILPLREAISAKYDHDYGIDVDPGDAIVTAGGSEALHLALEAHVDPGQEVIFPDPGFVAYDALTKLAGGTPKPVDLREDLTLDPAAVEEAITEDTAVFIVNSPGNPTGAVQSEADVREFARIADEHDVLCLSDEVYEHIVFDGEHHSPLAYANTDNVVVVSACSKTYSMTGWRLGWVIGANSRIERMLRVHQYCQACASAPAQYAAEAALSGPQDCVTEMRDSFERRRDVVLEGLEAAGLEVPTPQGAFYAMPKVPEGWCDEVLSRGVVVVPGEAFGANGEGYARLSYATGMDDLEEALEIMQAATDAVR; from the coding sequence ATGGCGGAGTTTTCCACTCGCGTCGAGGCAGTATCGATCAGCGGCATCCGCGAAGTGTTCGAGGCGGCCGGCGAGGATGCCATCAACCTCGGCATCGGCCAGCCGGATTTCCCGACCCCCGAACACGCACGGCAGGCGGCGATCGACGCCATCGAGTCGGGAAAAACCGACGCCTACACCTCCAACAAGGGCATTCTCCCCCTTCGAGAGGCGATCTCGGCAAAGTACGACCACGACTACGGCATCGACGTCGATCCCGGCGACGCCATCGTGACCGCCGGCGGGAGCGAAGCCCTTCACCTGGCGCTCGAGGCCCACGTCGATCCCGGCCAGGAGGTCATCTTCCCCGATCCTGGCTTCGTCGCCTACGATGCGCTGACGAAACTCGCCGGCGGGACGCCGAAGCCGGTCGACCTCCGCGAGGATCTGACCCTCGATCCGGCCGCCGTCGAGGAGGCGATTACCGAGGACACGGCGGTTTTCATCGTGAACAGTCCCGGCAACCCGACGGGCGCCGTCCAGAGCGAGGCCGACGTCCGCGAGTTCGCCCGCATTGCGGACGAACACGACGTGCTCTGTCTCTCCGACGAGGTGTACGAACACATCGTCTTCGACGGTGAGCACCACTCGCCGCTGGCGTACGCGAACACGGACAACGTCGTCGTCGTCAGCGCCTGCTCGAAGACGTACTCGATGACCGGCTGGCGACTCGGCTGGGTGATCGGCGCTAACTCACGGATCGAGCGCATGCTTCGCGTCCACCAGTACTGCCAGGCCTGTGCCTCCGCGCCGGCCCAGTACGCGGCCGAAGCCGCCCTCTCGGGCCCCCAGGACTGCGTCACCGAGATGCGCGACTCGTTCGAACGCCGTCGAGACGTCGTCCTCGAGGGCCTCGAGGCGGCCGGTCTCGAGGTGCCGACCCCCCAGGGGGCGTTCTACGCGATGCCGAAGGTGCCCGAGGGCTGGTGTGACGAGGTGCTCTCCCGTGGCGTCGTCGTCGTCCCCGGCGAGGCGTTCGGCGCGAACGGCGAGGGGTACGCCCGACTCTCGTACGCGACGGGCATGGACGACCTCGAGGAGGCGCTCGAGATCATGCAGGCGGCGACGGACGCGGTTCGATAG
- a CDS encoding MFS transporter has protein sequence MSDSNPDHTPRRIVLAVVVSTFFVGFGGGVIFPILPNLGEVLGISAAMVGLILAANRWTRLVANAPAGILVDRIGTRKPFVVGLAIEGVATFGYVLAIYASRPDTFLGGAVGLVSPNPEVWFLLARVLWGLGSALVFATAYTITADVSDADSRGTSMGIVRAGITFGFPAGLVLGGIVSELYGNSAAFVLAAAFAGLASVIAFVVVPETHVEETDTSVKPWDLELTVPALTVGFVNFGLYFAYVGVLFSTLVIYLRVESLTISTEILGYAVVFGEQGTSGMLMAITVLMGAIFTISGGVLSDSVGARVPVLVFFLVLNCIGFLVLTLAGSFFSVVVGCILIGAGQGGVGGPLTALLADLTAEERMGRAMGTNNILGDVGGGLGPLISLPLAETIGFSIMYAISAGIALLAGLILVVGVYAHTGSMSPTVEESVL, from the coding sequence GTGTCCGATTCGAACCCTGACCACACCCCTCGCCGGATCGTGCTCGCCGTCGTCGTGAGCACCTTCTTCGTCGGGTTCGGTGGCGGCGTGATCTTCCCCATCCTGCCGAACCTTGGGGAGGTGCTCGGTATCTCGGCGGCGATGGTCGGCCTGATTCTCGCCGCGAACCGATGGACGAGGCTCGTCGCGAACGCCCCCGCGGGCATCCTGGTCGATCGGATCGGCACCCGGAAGCCGTTCGTCGTCGGCCTCGCCATCGAGGGCGTCGCAACGTTCGGCTACGTGCTGGCGATCTACGCGTCGCGACCCGACACCTTCCTCGGCGGGGCCGTCGGTCTCGTATCCCCCAATCCGGAGGTCTGGTTCCTGCTCGCTCGCGTCCTCTGGGGGCTCGGGAGCGCACTCGTCTTCGCGACCGCCTACACGATTACCGCCGACGTGAGCGACGCCGACTCCCGTGGGACGAGCATGGGGATCGTCCGGGCAGGCATCACCTTCGGCTTTCCCGCGGGACTGGTGCTCGGAGGAATAGTCAGCGAACTGTACGGCAACTCCGCGGCCTTCGTCCTCGCCGCAGCATTCGCCGGCCTGGCGAGCGTCATTGCCTTCGTCGTCGTGCCTGAGACCCACGTCGAGGAGACGGATACCTCGGTCAAACCCTGGGATCTCGAGTTGACCGTCCCCGCGCTGACGGTCGGCTTCGTCAACTTCGGGCTCTACTTCGCGTACGTCGGCGTGTTGTTTTCGACGCTGGTGATCTACCTGCGGGTCGAATCGCTTACGATCTCGACGGAGATACTCGGCTACGCGGTCGTCTTCGGCGAACAGGGCACCTCGGGCATGCTGATGGCCATCACCGTCCTGATGGGCGCGATCTTCACGATCTCAGGCGGCGTCCTCAGCGACTCCGTCGGGGCTCGAGTGCCCGTTCTGGTCTTTTTTCTCGTGCTCAACTGCATCGGATTTCTGGTGCTCACTCTCGCCGGATCATTTTTCTCGGTCGTCGTCGGCTGCATCCTCATCGGTGCTGGCCAGGGCGGGGTCGGCGGCCCGCTCACCGCGCTGTTAGCCGACCTCACCGCCGAGGAGCGGATGGGGCGGGCGATGGGAACGAACAACATTTTGGGGGACGTCGGCGGCGGCCTCGGCCCGCTCATCTCGCTGCCGCTGGCCGAGACCATCGGCTTCTCGATCATGTACGCGATCAGCGCCGGGATCGCCCTCCTCGCGGGCCTCATCCTCGTCGTCGGCGTCTACGCTCACACCGGCAGCATGAGTCCGACGGTCGAAGAATCCGTGTTGTAG
- a CDS encoding FAD-dependent oxidoreductase encodes MTDQQLADGAQLLDERAGDAALEAPNYDNDFDVIIVGAGLAGTAAALTLANRGLEPLLIERGTYPGAKNVFGGVLYTPTIRELTDLDSAPLERYIAEKRFSMLSHDDETAVSLKPGAWNREPHNDSYTVLRGDFDRWFAEQAVEAGATLVTETTVTGVVREGGGIVGVQTDRPDGEIRAPYVVLAEGANSLVSEGANLKETESRKNIAVAAKEVLEFPGNDTAIEDRFRLVGDAGVSYHYFGEGAVGEAYGGGFIYTNGDTVSVGVAYSLDDAATKRQSPESTLNLFKSHPAVAPLLRGARTVEYSAKTIPEGGAESMPDLVHDGAVIVGDAAGLVLNNGVHLEGTNMAVESGYYAGSAIAEAAQKGQTGAEALESYPDRLENSFVVQNLERYAWLQERVEEDRELLFEQLPRAIADASTEYFRMDRSPKATHANAAKQRVFDTLGGWTGAMKLALRYRKLVK; translated from the coding sequence ATGACCGATCAACAACTCGCAGACGGCGCACAGCTCCTCGACGAGCGAGCGGGCGACGCCGCCCTCGAGGCACCGAACTACGACAACGACTTCGACGTGATCATCGTCGGGGCCGGCCTCGCCGGAACCGCCGCAGCCCTGACGCTGGCAAATCGGGGGCTCGAGCCCCTGCTCATCGAGCGCGGAACGTACCCGGGCGCGAAGAACGTCTTCGGCGGCGTGCTCTACACGCCGACCATTCGTGAACTGACGGATCTGGACTCGGCACCGCTCGAGCGCTACATCGCCGAGAAGCGCTTCAGCATGCTGAGCCACGACGACGAGACGGCCGTCTCCCTCAAACCGGGCGCGTGGAACCGCGAACCGCACAACGATTCCTACACGGTCTTGCGCGGAGACTTCGATCGGTGGTTCGCCGAGCAGGCCGTCGAGGCCGGCGCGACGCTCGTGACCGAAACGACGGTCACCGGCGTCGTCCGAGAGGGCGGCGGCATCGTCGGCGTCCAGACCGACCGACCCGACGGCGAGATCCGTGCTCCCTACGTCGTCCTCGCCGAGGGGGCGAACTCGCTGGTGAGCGAAGGCGCGAACCTCAAGGAGACCGAATCCCGGAAGAACATCGCTGTCGCCGCCAAGGAAGTCCTCGAGTTCCCGGGGAACGACACGGCCATCGAAGACCGGTTCCGACTGGTCGGCGACGCCGGTGTCTCCTACCACTACTTCGGCGAGGGGGCCGTCGGCGAAGCCTACGGTGGTGGTTTCATCTACACGAACGGCGACACGGTGAGCGTCGGGGTGGCCTACAGCCTCGACGACGCCGCGACAAAACGCCAGTCGCCAGAGTCGACGCTGAACCTGTTCAAGAGCCATCCGGCCGTGGCCCCACTGCTCAGGGGTGCGCGTACCGTGGAGTACAGCGCCAAGACGATTCCGGAAGGCGGCGCCGAGTCGATGCCCGACCTCGTCCACGACGGGGCCGTCATCGTCGGCGACGCCGCAGGGCTGGTACTCAACAACGGCGTCCACCTCGAGGGGACGAACATGGCCGTCGAGAGCGGCTACTACGCCGGTTCGGCCATCGCCGAGGCGGCACAGAAGGGGCAGACTGGTGCGGAAGCACTCGAGTCTTATCCCGACCGGCTCGAGAACTCCTTCGTCGTGCAGAACCTCGAGCGCTACGCCTGGCTCCAGGAGCGCGTCGAGGAGGATCGCGAACTCCTGTTCGAGCAGTTGCCCCGGGCGATTGCGGACGCGAGCACGGAGTACTTCAGGATGGATCGCTCGCCCAAAGCAACCCACGCGAACGCCGCCAAACAGCGGGTGTTCGACACCCTCGGCGGCTGGACGGGCGCAATGAAGCTGGCGCTGCGATACCGAAAACTGGTGAAATAA
- the cyaB gene encoding class IV adenylate cyclase: MYEVELKVPAVLDDVRKRLEAAGADHESTLLQEDTYYDAPHRSFPETDEALRIRRESAVRDSSPPTVGAQESNGPTSGESGAHGASDTDSRLTYKGPLLEAESKTRIEHETTVGDDEAMDAALTTLGFEPAATVRKRRERYALEGYTITLDTVDGAGEFLEVEAEAETEADVESVREGAQRLLERLDLDPDEQIRTSYLELVLES; the protein is encoded by the coding sequence ATGTACGAAGTCGAACTCAAGGTGCCCGCCGTCCTCGACGACGTTCGGAAACGGCTCGAGGCCGCGGGAGCCGACCACGAGTCGACCCTGCTCCAGGAGGATACGTACTACGACGCGCCCCATCGTTCGTTTCCAGAGACGGACGAGGCACTTCGAATTCGTCGCGAGTCGGCTGTCCGTGACTCCAGTCCACCGACGGTGGGTGCACAGGAATCGAACGGCCCGACATCGGGCGAGTCAGGCGCACACGGAGCGAGCGACACCGACAGCAGACTCACCTACAAGGGCCCGCTGCTCGAGGCCGAGTCGAAGACCCGAATCGAACACGAGACCACGGTCGGCGACGACGAAGCGATGGACGCCGCCCTGACGACGCTCGGATTCGAACCGGCGGCGACGGTACGCAAACGTCGCGAGCGATACGCCCTCGAGGGGTATACGATCACCTTGGATACGGTCGACGGCGCTGGCGAGTTCCTCGAGGTCGAAGCCGAGGCCGAAACCGAAGCCGACGTCGAATCGGTTCGCGAGGGGGCACAGCGACTCCTCGAACGCCTCGACCTCGACCCGGACGAGCAGATCAGGACGTCCTATCTCGAGCTGGTACTCGAGTCCTGA
- a CDS encoding YncE family protein, with the protein MADQLLVLNKDSDTMSVLDADTGETETVVETDFNPHEITVTPDGEKTYVTCSLGGSLLVFDTDSWELFERIEHEEFDFPHGLAIREEAGELWLASTYSSRVYVIDVETDEILEHFPTHQDKSHMVAITPDEERAFVANIGSENVTAIDCETRRILGDPMVGEEPEGIEVHPEAGLLVANQEDGLLSVLDPDSLETTGRALLGENPIRVVSSPDGRHVLVPNREGNDVSLIDTQHVRDGERRPWEIARIPVGIWPGGTVFAPDGERAFVANNKTNDVSVIDCESWSEVERYDTEVHPDGIAYLNR; encoded by the coding sequence ATGGCCGATCAGTTACTGGTACTCAACAAGGATTCGGATACGATGTCGGTGCTCGACGCCGACACCGGCGAGACCGAGACCGTCGTCGAAACGGACTTCAACCCCCACGAGATCACCGTAACGCCGGACGGCGAGAAGACGTACGTCACCTGCTCGCTCGGCGGGTCGCTGCTCGTCTTCGACACCGACTCCTGGGAACTGTTCGAGCGCATCGAACACGAGGAGTTCGACTTCCCGCACGGACTCGCGATCCGCGAGGAGGCGGGCGAACTCTGGCTCGCTTCGACCTACAGCTCGCGGGTGTACGTTATCGACGTCGAGACCGACGAGATCCTCGAGCACTTCCCGACCCATCAGGACAAATCGCACATGGTGGCAATCACGCCCGACGAGGAACGGGCTTTCGTCGCCAACATCGGTAGTGAGAACGTGACGGCGATCGACTGTGAGACACGACGAATCCTGGGCGACCCGATGGTCGGTGAGGAGCCCGAAGGGATCGAGGTACACCCCGAAGCTGGACTCCTGGTGGCGAATCAGGAAGACGGCTTGCTTTCGGTACTCGATCCGGACAGTCTCGAGACGACCGGCCGGGCGCTCCTCGGTGAGAACCCGATCCGAGTCGTCTCCTCCCCCGACGGGCGACACGTGCTCGTTCCGAACCGCGAAGGCAACGACGTCTCGTTGATCGACACCCAGCACGTACGCGACGGCGAACGACGACCGTGGGAGATCGCCCGCATCCCGGTGGGCATCTGGCCCGGAGGCACGGTGTTCGCCCCCGATGGTGAACGGGCGTTCGTCGCCAACAACAAGACCAACGATGTGAGCGTCATCGACTGCGAATCCTGGTCGGAGGTCGAACGCTACGATACCGAGGTACACCCCGACGGGATTGCCTACCTCAACCGGTGA
- a CDS encoding FKBP-type peptidyl-prolyl cis-trans isomerase — MTEDQEAESEAPADDVEADVEDTDDAANGLQDGDFVKIAYTARTVDGDQLVDTTDPEVAEEEGVDQQDREFAPRTIVLGEGHIFGDVEDAILGKEVGTEGEVTISAVDAFGEYDPDDVETISAEKIDEDDRYPGAHVHVDGQHGYVSTIIGGRARVDFNHPLAGEDVEYTYEVLEVVDDRAQQAAGLFEMYLDVEPELHIETDEVEEEVPVESDDDDDEDEDAEPEFETEIVEKETLYVESTPQLTMNQQWMFSKQQIAQDVIDKVGVDRVIVQEVIDGMGGMGMPGMMGGMGGMGGGEEADLEAALEDADVDADEIVEELEAEADDE, encoded by the coding sequence ATGACTGAGGATCAGGAGGCCGAGTCCGAAGCACCGGCCGATGACGTTGAAGCGGACGTCGAAGACACCGATGATGCAGCAAACGGGCTACAGGACGGCGATTTCGTCAAGATTGCCTACACCGCTCGCACCGTCGACGGCGATCAGCTCGTCGACACGACCGACCCCGAGGTCGCCGAAGAGGAAGGCGTCGACCAGCAGGATCGAGAGTTCGCCCCGCGAACGATCGTCCTGGGCGAGGGTCACATCTTCGGTGACGTCGAAGACGCGATTCTCGGCAAGGAAGTCGGCACGGAAGGCGAGGTCACCATCTCAGCCGTCGACGCCTTCGGCGAGTACGACCCCGACGACGTCGAGACGATCAGCGCAGAGAAGATCGACGAGGACGACCGCTACCCTGGCGCGCACGTCCACGTCGACGGCCAGCACGGCTACGTGAGTACCATCATCGGCGGTCGTGCCCGCGTCGACTTTAACCACCCGCTGGCCGGTGAGGACGTCGAGTACACCTACGAGGTGCTCGAGGTCGTCGACGACCGTGCACAGCAGGCTGCGGGCCTGTTCGAGATGTACCTCGACGTCGAACCAGAACTCCACATCGAGACCGACGAGGTCGAAGAGGAGGTTCCCGTCGAGTCGGATGACGATGACGACGAGGACGAAGACGCCGAACCCGAGTTCGAAACCGAAATCGTCGAAAAGGAGACCCTCTACGTCGAGTCGACGCCACAGCTGACGATGAACCAGCAGTGGATGTTCTCCAAACAACAGATCGCCCAGGACGTCATCGACAAGGTCGGCGTCGACCGCGTCATCGTCCAGGAGGTCATCGACGGCATGGGTGGCATGGGCATGCCCGGCATGATGGGCGGCATGGGCGGCATGGGCGGCGGCGAGGAAGCCGACCTCGAGGCCGCACTTGAGGACGCCGACGTCGACGCCGACGAGATCGTCGAGGAGCTCGAAGCCGAAGCCGACGACGAGTAA
- a CDS encoding methionine adenosyltransferase, producing MSERNIRVEPIDRRAVEDQEVEIVERKGIGHPDSISDGIAESVAGALAREYLDRVGKVLHFNTDETQLVAGEAAPAFGGGEVVDPIYLLIVGRATKHYGGQTIPTERIALTAAREYLEAEIPELTFGEDIVVDVKLGEGSGDLQDVFGEDEVQVPMANDTSFGVGHAPLSETEQIVYNAEQRLNTEFAAENPYLGSDVKIMGKREGDQIDVTVAAAMIDEHVPDMNSYVDAVDSVREFVADVATEYTDRNVSVYVNTADDVESGSIYLTVTGTSAEQGDDGSVGRGNRANGLITPNRSMSMEATSGKNPVNHIGKIYNLLSTDIAESVVSEVDGIRDLRVRLLSQIGRPIDEPHVADVHVVTEEGVNLEDVHDEIEAIVDDGLANVTDITKRVIDGELDTF from the coding sequence ATGAGCGAACGGAACATCAGGGTCGAACCGATCGACCGCCGAGCCGTCGAGGATCAGGAGGTCGAAATCGTCGAACGAAAGGGGATCGGCCACCCCGATTCCATCAGTGACGGCATCGCCGAGAGCGTCGCGGGGGCACTCGCACGCGAGTACCTCGACCGCGTCGGCAAGGTTCTCCACTTCAACACCGACGAGACACAGCTCGTCGCCGGCGAAGCCGCACCAGCCTTCGGCGGCGGCGAAGTCGTCGATCCCATCTACCTCCTAATTGTCGGCCGGGCGACCAAACACTACGGGGGCCAGACGATCCCCACCGAGCGCATCGCGCTGACGGCCGCTCGCGAGTACCTCGAGGCCGAGATTCCGGAACTTACATTCGGCGAGGATATCGTCGTCGACGTCAAACTTGGTGAGGGAAGCGGCGACCTCCAGGACGTTTTCGGCGAGGACGAAGTACAGGTACCGATGGCGAACGACACCAGTTTTGGCGTCGGTCACGCGCCACTCTCGGAGACCGAGCAGATCGTCTACAACGCCGAACAGCGGCTGAACACCGAGTTCGCCGCCGAGAACCCGTACCTCGGCTCGGACGTCAAGATCATGGGTAAACGCGAAGGCGATCAGATCGACGTCACTGTCGCCGCGGCGATGATCGACGAGCACGTCCCAGACATGAATAGCTACGTCGACGCCGTCGATTCCGTTCGGGAATTCGTAGCCGACGTCGCCACAGAGTACACCGACCGCAACGTCTCGGTCTACGTCAACACCGCCGACGACGTCGAATCGGGCTCGATCTACCTCACCGTCACCGGCACCTCCGCCGAACAGGGCGACGATGGCTCAGTCGGTCGCGGTAACCGTGCGAACGGCCTGATCACGCCAAACCGGTCGATGTCGATGGAAGCCACCAGCGGAAAGAACCCCGTCAACCACATCGGCAAGATCTACAACCTGCTCTCGACCGACATCGCCGAATCCGTCGTGAGCGAGGTCGACGGGATCCGCGACCTGCGCGTTCGTCTCCTGAGCCAGATTGGTCGCCCGATCGACGAACCCCACGTCGCCGACGTCCACGTCGTCACCGAAGAGGGCGTCAACCTCGAGGACGTTCACGACGAGATCGAAGCCATCGTCGACGACGGCTTGGCGAACGTCACCGACATCACCAAGCGTGTGATCGACGGCGAACTCGACACGTTTTGA
- a CDS encoding UbiA family prenyltransferase produces MALARHGSGLEVTGRAYLSQVHPVFMLPPLAASLFGGILVGSLEPVVASVHVLAMFAAVYTAHVKDGYVDFHVRGEDDDHPLTVAGCRLGLVASTALFVACCLALFALVGWGAVAVTVPTWLIAYLHAPQLDMHPVTATAGYPAGIALSLLGGYYVQATALDVLPIGFALVFLTLLSGIKVIDDAKDYDYDRSIDKRTVAVVLGPARATTVAYGLMVTGLAVVGLLALTGTFPLGALLAIVAFGVVALFARRAPPRLATMLLIRGTYLFLAVLVAAVWFEPLATVGAIV; encoded by the coding sequence ATGGCACTGGCGAGACACGGCTCCGGACTCGAGGTGACAGGTCGAGCGTATCTCTCACAGGTACACCCAGTCTTCATGTTGCCCCCGCTCGCCGCCTCGCTGTTCGGCGGGATTCTGGTCGGCTCCCTCGAGCCGGTAGTAGCCTCGGTTCACGTCCTCGCGATGTTCGCCGCGGTCTACACCGCCCACGTCAAAGACGGCTACGTCGACTTTCACGTGCGCGGGGAGGACGACGACCACCCCCTCACGGTCGCCGGCTGTCGACTCGGGCTGGTGGCGTCGACCGCGCTCTTTGTCGCGTGTTGTCTGGCCCTGTTCGCGCTCGTCGGCTGGGGTGCCGTCGCGGTGACCGTCCCGACCTGGCTGATCGCGTATCTCCACGCCCCACAGCTAGATATGCACCCCGTGACGGCGACCGCGGGGTACCCGGCAGGGATCGCCCTCAGCCTCCTCGGGGGCTACTACGTACAGGCGACGGCACTCGACGTGTTGCCGATCGGGTTCGCGCTCGTCTTTCTGACGTTGCTGTCGGGGATCAAGGTGATCGACGACGCCAAAGACTACGACTACGATCGCTCCATCGACAAGCGAACCGTCGCCGTGGTTCTCGGCCCCGCTCGAGCCACGACCGTCGCCTATGGGCTGATGGTCACCGGGCTGGCCGTCGTCGGTCTGCTCGCACTGACTGGCACCTTCCCGCTGGGGGCGCTCCTCGCGATCGTCGCCTTCGGGGTCGTCGCCCTCTTCGCGCGACGGGCACCGCCTCGGCTCGCGACCATGCTCCTTATTCGGGGCACGTATCTGTTTTTGGCCGTACTCGTCGCTGCCGTCTGGTTCGAGCCGCTGGCGACGGTGGGCGCGATAGTGTAA
- a CDS encoding S8 family peptidase, with translation MTFAGLASASDGRARYLTRTNGDAADNVSAAGFDVRWELADGRVLLVDGPADAAADLETVQGVSLALPDLAFELETPALEASADVGTSSIDQVYDEFLWDKQVQQVREAHDHATGAGRTVAIIDTGVDDTHPDLTVDTDASVSVIGGAISEHIGDVDFHGTHVAGTAAANGSVGMLGTAPDATIVSIRVFGDEGGAAFGDILIGMEYAAAIGSDAANMSIGTAPIPPAANADQYRRIMEPVAQSVTRAGTLLVGSAGNSDANLQQEGFFTLPNSLSGVLSVSATAPNDERAFYSNYGTNEIDVGAPGGGYETEEKTLIEDPDEVEWPYPLNLVYSTVPGSYGWAAGTSMAAPQVTGLAALVRELEPESNARRVEGAIARGAEGTDGRSDPDFGAGRTNALETVDRLL, from the coding sequence ATGACGTTCGCTGGACTGGCGAGCGCGTCCGACGGTCGGGCACGCTATTTGACCAGAACGAACGGGGATGCGGCGGACAACGTTTCCGCTGCCGGATTCGACGTACGATGGGAACTCGCCGACGGACGAGTGCTCCTCGTCGACGGCCCGGCGGATGCCGCCGCCGACCTCGAGACCGTTCAGGGCGTTTCCCTCGCCCTTCCGGATCTTGCCTTCGAACTCGAGACGCCGGCGCTTGAGGCGTCGGCCGACGTCGGCACATCCAGCATCGATCAGGTGTACGACGAATTTCTCTGGGACAAGCAGGTACAGCAGGTTCGCGAGGCCCACGACCACGCGACCGGTGCCGGGCGAACCGTCGCCATCATCGACACCGGGGTCGACGATACGCATCCGGATCTCACGGTCGACACAGACGCGAGCGTCTCGGTCATCGGCGGCGCGATCAGCGAACACATAGGTGACGTCGATTTTCACGGCACGCACGTCGCCGGAACGGCCGCCGCCAACGGCAGCGTTGGAATGCTGGGGACGGCCCCCGACGCGACCATCGTCTCTATTCGCGTCTTCGGCGACGAGGGTGGCGCGGCCTTCGGTGACATTCTCATCGGGATGGAGTACGCCGCCGCGATCGGTTCCGACGCCGCCAACATGAGCATCGGCACGGCACCGATTCCGCCGGCGGCGAACGCCGATCAGTATCGACGGATCATGGAACCGGTTGCACAGTCGGTCACGCGTGCGGGAACGCTCCTCGTCGGCTCCGCCGGGAACTCCGACGCGAACCTCCAGCAAGAGGGCTTTTTCACCCTCCCGAACAGCCTCTCGGGCGTCCTCTCGGTGAGCGCGACCGCGCCGAACGACGAGCGAGCGTTCTACTCGAACTACGGAACGAACGAAATCGACGTCGGCGCACCCGGAGGCGGGTACGAGACCGAGGAGAAGACGCTCATCGAAGATCCCGACGAAGTGGAGTGGCCCTACCCGCTCAACCTCGTCTACTCGACGGTTCCCGGCAGCTACGGCTGGGCAGCAGGCACCTCGATGGCCGCCCCGCAGGTAACCGGACTCGCCGCGCTCGTCCGGGAACTCGAGCCAGAGAGCAACGCCCGGCGGGTCGAGGGTGCTATTGCCCGAGGCGCAGAGGGAACGGACGGCCGCAGCGACCCCGACTTCGGCGCCGGTCGGACGAACGCGCTCGAGACGGTCGACCGGTTGCTATAA